In Rhodothermus marinus DSM 4252, a single genomic region encodes these proteins:
- a CDS encoding S41 family peptidase: MRRSWPYGLALLLVGVVLGFQIGAVVSGDPARRALRKLQEAFLIVQQRYVDPVDSARLTESALEGMLSRLDPHSVYIPADEMRRVQESFEGAFEGIGIAYELLPGPNGRDTIAVQSVIPGGPSEKAGLLAGDRIVAINDSSAIGFTHEQVQRTLKGPRGTQVRVTVRRPGVPELLEFTITRDRIPLYTVDAAYMLDERTGYLKLNRFARTTYREFAQALRQLRQQGMERLVLDLRDNSGGYLEVAVQVADELLGGRQLIVRQEGRRPEFRAAWHSHPGGLFETGPLIVLVNENTASASEIVAGALQDHDRALIVGRRTFGKGLVQQQITLADGSALRLTVARFYTPSGRLIQTPYRRGDRQDYYAEHWRRAVRDVTRPVEEILAEVPDSLRYYTDGGRIVFGGGGILPDYLVPPDTLSPLVQAVLRRNLDQRFVWRWFDRHGTELRRQWRGQQETFVKDYWPDSALQRAFREFLEENGVRFHAEMEEPAALRFSEDRWRADWPVLGTLLKAQLAVRLFGPRARYPVYQAVDAILQEALRLWKPAEELAQRYRERLQKDRD; this comes from the coding sequence ATGCGTCGAAGCTGGCCTTACGGCCTGGCCCTGTTGCTGGTGGGCGTTGTGCTGGGATTTCAGATCGGTGCCGTCGTTTCCGGAGACCCGGCCCGACGGGCGCTTCGTAAGCTGCAGGAAGCCTTTCTGATCGTGCAGCAGCGCTACGTGGATCCCGTCGATTCGGCCCGACTGACGGAAAGCGCCCTCGAAGGAATGCTGTCGCGGCTGGATCCGCATTCCGTTTACATCCCGGCCGACGAGATGCGTCGGGTGCAGGAAAGCTTCGAAGGGGCCTTCGAGGGCATTGGCATTGCCTACGAGCTGTTGCCGGGACCGAACGGGCGGGATACGATCGCTGTGCAGAGCGTCATTCCCGGCGGGCCCAGCGAAAAGGCCGGGTTGCTGGCCGGCGATCGGATTGTGGCGATCAACGACTCAAGCGCCATCGGCTTTACGCACGAGCAGGTGCAGCGGACGCTCAAAGGGCCGCGTGGGACGCAGGTGCGCGTGACGGTGCGGCGTCCGGGCGTGCCCGAGCTGCTGGAATTCACGATCACGCGCGATCGCATTCCGCTCTATACGGTCGATGCCGCCTACATGCTGGACGAGCGGACCGGCTATCTCAAGCTCAATCGGTTTGCGCGCACGACCTACCGGGAATTTGCGCAGGCGCTGCGACAGCTCCGGCAGCAGGGCATGGAGCGGCTGGTGCTGGACCTGCGCGACAACAGCGGGGGCTATCTGGAAGTGGCCGTGCAGGTGGCCGACGAGCTGCTGGGCGGCCGTCAACTCATTGTGCGTCAGGAAGGAAGGCGTCCGGAGTTTCGGGCCGCCTGGCATTCGCACCCCGGCGGGCTCTTTGAGACCGGCCCGCTGATCGTGCTGGTCAACGAAAACACGGCCTCGGCCAGCGAGATCGTGGCGGGCGCATTGCAGGATCACGATCGGGCGCTGATCGTGGGACGCCGCACATTCGGCAAGGGGCTGGTGCAGCAGCAGATCACCCTGGCCGATGGCAGTGCCCTGCGGCTGACCGTGGCCCGCTTCTATACGCCCTCGGGGCGGCTGATTCAGACACCCTACCGGCGAGGCGATCGGCAGGACTACTATGCCGAGCACTGGCGGCGGGCAGTGCGCGATGTGACCCGTCCTGTTGAAGAGATTCTGGCCGAAGTGCCCGACTCGCTGCGCTACTACACCGATGGAGGGCGGATCGTCTTCGGTGGGGGCGGCATTCTGCCGGATTATCTCGTGCCGCCCGACACGCTTTCGCCGCTGGTGCAGGCCGTGCTTCGGCGCAATCTGGATCAACGTTTCGTCTGGCGCTGGTTCGATCGGCATGGGACCGAACTTCGTCGTCAGTGGAGGGGCCAACAAGAAACTTTTGTGAAAGACTACTGGCCGGATTCAGCCCTGCAGCGGGCTTTTCGTGAGTTTTTGGAAGAAAATGGGGTTCGCTTTCATGCAGAAATGGAAGAACCGGCCGCGCTGCGCTTTTCCGAAGACCGCTGGCGGGCTGACTGGCCGGTGCTGGGCACGTTGTTGAAAGCCCAGCTGGCCGTACGACTGTTCGGCCCGAGGGCACGCTATCCGGTCTATCAGGCCGTGGATGCGATATTGCAGGAGGCGCTGCGGCTGTGGAAGCCGGCCGAGGAGCTGGCGCAGCGTTACCGAGAACGGTTACAGAAAGATCGGGATTGA